From the genome of Pelosinus fermentans DSM 17108:
GTAGCCCCACAATTCATACCAAATGAATTTAACATAGTATCGTACCGCCCACCACCACAGATCGGAAATCCAAGTCCTGCCGTATACCCTTCAAATACCATCCCTGTATAATACTCAAAATCACGAATGATTCCTAAATCAAAGTCAACATATTTGGAAACACCATAGTTCTCTAATAGGTGATAAATATTGGCTAAGTTATCTAAGGCTCTGCGACTTTTATCATTTGTTACCATGCTATAGGCTTGTTTGAGCATATCTTCTCTGCCATGAAGTAATGGAATATGTTTCAGTAAAGTCTGATCACTTTGGCTAAGACCGCTCTTAACGAGTATTTCACCTAATCCCACTAAATCTCGCGTTACCATCGCATGTTTAATCTGCTGCCGCTGCACAAGAGAAAGTTCACTCTGCTCCATAATTCCATTAATAAAATCAACTTGCCCTAAACCAATTTGAAATTTCTGCAAACCAGATTTCAACATCGATTCCACTGCTAAAGCAATGACCTCCGCGTCAGCTGCCGGCTCTGATGCACCCATAATTTCCACTCCGGCCTGATAAAATTCACATTGCCTCCCTGCTTGAGCTTGTTCATAGCGAAAGACATTCGTTATATAAAATAGTTTCATTGGGCTTGGACTACCTTTAAATCGGGTAGCTGCCACACGGGCCATAGGAGTTGTCATATCTGGGCGAAGTGCCAATATACGATTATTTTTATCAAAGAATTTAAACATATGCTGATCTAAGTCGTTGCCTACTCCAACAGTCATCGTTTCCAAATATTCAATTGTGGGAGTAACAACTTCATCATATCCCCAATTTGCAAATAACTGAGCCAAAGCCCCTTCCACAGCACGTTTCTGACTAGCCTCTCTCGGTAAGAAATCTCTTGTTCCATATGGAACCTGAGGAACAAATTCATGTTGCTTCATAAATAGAAACACCCCTATCCCAGTAATTTAATGTTCTCTTAGCAGTACTTTGTATGCTGCTCTTTTATTTGTGATCTTCTTGACCTTCGAGTCTTTCTAACATAAACTTATACCCGTCAGCACCATAATGTAAACAACGCTTTACCCGACTAATTGTTGCAGTACTAGCCCCTGTTTTGTCTACAATGTCATCATACGTATGACCAGCTCTTAACATACGAGCTACTTCCATGCGTTGGGCAAGAGATTTCAATTCACTTACGGTACAAATATCTTCAAAAAATTGATAACATTCTTCTTGATTTTCTAACAATAAAATAGAACGAAATAACTGATCTGTTAGGTCATCTTTCAATTTGGGATTTGTAGGCATTTTTCTTTTCCCCCATTCTATTAAATCCTTTATTACTTTTAAGCTTTACTTAGTGAAATTATATCATTATGATTTCCCATTTGCAAAGTCATTTTTTTCTTGACACTATTTTATAGAACTGCTAATATATTCATTAGCAAGTTAATATCTTTCATCAAGAGCAGTTGAGGGAATGGCCCAATGAAGCTGCGGCAACCATTCACTTTGTGAAACGGTGCCAACTCCACAGGATTAATTCCTGGTAGATGAAGCGCGATTCAGTTCGATAATACGCTTCATTTATGAAGCGGTTTTTTTGTTATTTCAGCAAGAACAGGAAGGGAGCTATTCCATTGATTAAACTGCAGGATATAGAAAAAGTCTATCAAAGCGACAACGGTACCATTCATGCCTTACGAGGCGTTAATTTATCAGTGAAACAAGGAGAAATTTTCGGCATAATTGGAACCAGTGGTGCAGGAAAAAGCACATTGGTTCGCTGCATCAATATGCTAGA
Proteins encoded in this window:
- the hisZ gene encoding ATP phosphoribosyltransferase regulatory subunit, with translation MFLFMKQHEFVPQVPYGTRDFLPREASQKRAVEGALAQLFANWGYDEVVTPTIEYLETMTVGVGNDLDQHMFKFFDKNNRILALRPDMTTPMARVAATRFKGSPSPMKLFYITNVFRYEQAQAGRQCEFYQAGVEIMGASEPAADAEVIALAVESMLKSGLQKFQIGLGQVDFINGIMEQSELSLVQRQQIKHAMVTRDLVGLGEILVKSGLSQSDQTLLKHIPLLHGREDMLKQAYSMVTNDKSRRALDNLANIYHLLENYGVSKYVDFDLGIIRDFEYYTGMVFEGYTAGLGFPICGGGRYDTMLNSFGMNCGATGFALGIERVLLALERQGIDGTQNCKGVYIGWNKENLVKAIKQADTLRDSGCSVELAVIPESSAQAKESQKRKGYAKLVYVE
- a CDS encoding YerC/YecD family TrpR-related protein — its product is MPTNPKLKDDLTDQLFRSILLLENQEECYQFFEDICTVSELKSLAQRMEVARMLRAGHTYDDIVDKTGASTATISRVKRCLHYGADGYKFMLERLEGQEDHK